One Anabas testudineus chromosome 15, fAnaTes1.2, whole genome shotgun sequence genomic window carries:
- the tial1 gene encoding nucleolysin TIAR isoform X2, translating into MDARVVKDMTTGKSKGYGFVSFYNKLDAENAIVNMGGQWLGGRQIRTNWATRKPPAPKSAQDNGSKHLRFDDVVTQSSPQNCTVYCGGIQSGLSEHLMHQTFSPFGQIMEIRVFPEKGYSFIRFSSHDSAAHAIVSVNGTAIEGHIVKCFWGKESPDMAKNPQQVEYSQWGQWNQVYGNPQQQYGQYVANGWQVPSYSMYGQTWNQQGFGVEQSQSPAWVGSFGSPSAQAAATPGPVMSNLGNYSMAGYQTQ; encoded by the exons AT GGATGCTCGTGTTGTGAAGGACATGACGACAGGCAAATCAAAGGGGTATGGATTTGTGTCCTTCTACAACAAACTG GATGCAGAGAATGCCATCGTTAACATGGGAGGACAGTGGCTTGGAGGACGCCAAATCAGGACCAACTGGGCAACACGAAAACCACCAGCTCCAAAGAGTGCTCAGGATA ATGGCTCAAAGCATCTGAGGTTTGATGATGTAGTGACTCAGTCCAGTCCACAGAACTGTACTGTCTACTGTGGAGGCATCCAATCAGGACTATCAG AACATCTAATGCATCAGACGTTCTCACCTTTTGGTCAAATAATGGAGATCCGAGTTTTCCCAGAGAAAGGATACTCTTTCATCCG GTTTTCCTCCCATGACAGTGCTGCCCATGCCATTGTTTCAGTAAATGGTACTGCTATTGAAGGGCACATAGTGAAGTGCTTCTGGGGAAAAGAATCTCCCGATATGGCAAAAAACCCACAGCAG GTTGAATACAGTCAGTGGGGACAGTGGAACCAGGTCTATGGGAATCCACAGCAGCAGTATGGGCAGTATGTGGCCAATGGCTGGCAAGTTCCCTCCTACAGCATGTATGGCCAGACGTGGAACCAGCAAGGATTTGGCGTAGA GCAGTCCCAGTCACCAGCGTGGGTGGGAAGCTTTGGATCTCCATCAGCCCAGGCTGCAGCCACACCTGGTCCAGTCATGTCCAACCTAGGCAACTACAGCATGGCTGGCTATCAAACACAGTGA
- the tial1 gene encoding nucleolysin TIAR isoform X1, whose translation MDDESHPRTLYVGNLSRDVTEILILQLFTQIGSCKSCKMITEHTSNDPYCFVEFFEHRDAAAALAAMNGRKILGKEVKVNWATTPSSQKKDTSNHFHVFVGDLSPEITTEDVKAAFAPFGKISDARVVKDMTTGKSKGYGFVSFYNKLDAENAIVNMGGQWLGGRQIRTNWATRKPPAPKSAQDNGSKHLRFDDVVTQSSPQNCTVYCGGIQSGLSEHLMHQTFSPFGQIMEIRVFPEKGYSFIRFSSHDSAAHAIVSVNGTAIEGHIVKCFWGKESPDMAKNPQQVEYSQWGQWNQVYGNPQQQYGQYVANGWQVPSYSMYGQTWNQQGFGVEQSQSPAWVGSFGSPSAQAAATPGPVMSNLGNYSMAGYQTQ comes from the exons ATGGACGACGAAAGCCACCCCAGAACCCT GTATGTTGGGAACCTCTCCAGGGATGTAACAGAAATTTTGATTCTGCAACTCTTCACTCAAATCGGGTCTTGCAAAAGTTGTAAAATGATCACAGAG CATACAAGCAATGACCCATATTGCTTTGTGGAGTTCTTTGAACACAGAGATGCTGCCGCAGCCCTCGCAGCCATGAATGGGAGGAAGATATTGGGAAAG GAGGTTAAAGTAAATTGGGCTACCACTCCAAGTAGCCAGAAGAAAGACACATCCA ATCACTTCCATGTTTTTGTGGGAGATTTGAGCCCTGAGATTACCACTGAGGATGTCAAGGCTGCATTTGCACCTTTTGGGAAAATCTC GGATGCTCGTGTTGTGAAGGACATGACGACAGGCAAATCAAAGGGGTATGGATTTGTGTCCTTCTACAACAAACTG GATGCAGAGAATGCCATCGTTAACATGGGAGGACAGTGGCTTGGAGGACGCCAAATCAGGACCAACTGGGCAACACGAAAACCACCAGCTCCAAAGAGTGCTCAGGATA ATGGCTCAAAGCATCTGAGGTTTGATGATGTAGTGACTCAGTCCAGTCCACAGAACTGTACTGTCTACTGTGGAGGCATCCAATCAGGACTATCAG AACATCTAATGCATCAGACGTTCTCACCTTTTGGTCAAATAATGGAGATCCGAGTTTTCCCAGAGAAAGGATACTCTTTCATCCG GTTTTCCTCCCATGACAGTGCTGCCCATGCCATTGTTTCAGTAAATGGTACTGCTATTGAAGGGCACATAGTGAAGTGCTTCTGGGGAAAAGAATCTCCCGATATGGCAAAAAACCCACAGCAG GTTGAATACAGTCAGTGGGGACAGTGGAACCAGGTCTATGGGAATCCACAGCAGCAGTATGGGCAGTATGTGGCCAATGGCTGGCAAGTTCCCTCCTACAGCATGTATGGCCAGACGTGGAACCAGCAAGGATTTGGCGTAGA GCAGTCCCAGTCACCAGCGTGGGTGGGAAGCTTTGGATCTCCATCAGCCCAGGCTGCAGCCACACCTGGTCCAGTCATGTCCAACCTAGGCAACTACAGCATGGCTGGCTATCAAACACAGTGA
- the tial1 gene encoding nucleolysin TIAR isoform X3 encodes MDDESHPRTLYVGNLSRDVTEILILQLFTQIGSCKSCKMITEHTSNDPYCFVEFFEHRDAAAALAAMNGRKILGKEVKVNWATTPSSQKKDTSNHFHVFVGDLSPEITTEDVKAAFAPFGKISDARVVKDMTTGKSKGYGFVSFYNKLVRLQCKNTD; translated from the exons ATGGACGACGAAAGCCACCCCAGAACCCT GTATGTTGGGAACCTCTCCAGGGATGTAACAGAAATTTTGATTCTGCAACTCTTCACTCAAATCGGGTCTTGCAAAAGTTGTAAAATGATCACAGAG CATACAAGCAATGACCCATATTGCTTTGTGGAGTTCTTTGAACACAGAGATGCTGCCGCAGCCCTCGCAGCCATGAATGGGAGGAAGATATTGGGAAAG GAGGTTAAAGTAAATTGGGCTACCACTCCAAGTAGCCAGAAGAAAGACACATCCA ATCACTTCCATGTTTTTGTGGGAGATTTGAGCCCTGAGATTACCACTGAGGATGTCAAGGCTGCATTTGCACCTTTTGGGAAAATCTC GGATGCTCGTGTTGTGAAGGACATGACGACAGGCAAATCAAAGGGGTATGGATTTGTGTCCTTCTACAACAAACTGGTAAGGCTCCAGTGCAAGAACACAGACTGA